From a single Drosophila sulfurigaster albostrigata strain 15112-1811.04 chromosome 3, ASM2355843v2, whole genome shotgun sequence genomic region:
- the LOC133844050 gene encoding uncharacterized protein LOC133844050: MWQENIERPNKLLILCLFGFAIVLKLVILVLEFV; this comes from the coding sequence ATGTGGCAGGAAAATATCGAAAGGCCGAACAAGCTGCTCATATTGTGTCTATTTGGATTTGCAATTGTCCTGAAGCTTGTCATCCTTGTACTGGAATTCGTATAA